In Esox lucius isolate fEsoLuc1 chromosome 3, fEsoLuc1.pri, whole genome shotgun sequence, the sequence CTGCCTGCTGCTGAAGTGGGAAGGCCACAGGTGGACGAGACTCCTTGGacaatgagacagagacaggctcCATGGTGTcccagagaagagagagggaacggCCGCGCCGAAAACATGCTCACGATCATGGTCAGAGAGcagtctgtcggtctgtctgtctacaccactcctctctctagtcagtctgtctgtctacaccgCTCCCCTCTCTGGtcggtcggtctgtctgtctacaccgCTCCCCTCTCTGGtcggtcggtctgtctgtctacaccgCTCCCCTCTCTGGtcggtcggtctgtctgtctacaccgCTCCCCTCTCTGGtcggtcggtctgtctgtctacaccgCTCCCCTCTCTGGtcggtcggtctgtctgtctacaccgCTCCCCTCTCTGGtcggtcggtctgtctgtctacaccgCTCCCCTCTCTGGtcggtcggtctgtctgtctacaccgCTCCCCTCTCTGGtcggtcggtctgtctgtctacaccgCTCCCCTCTCTGGtcggtcggtctgtctgtctacaccgCTCCCCTCTCTGGtcggtcggtctgtctgtctacaccgCTCCCCTCTCTGGtcggtcggtctgtctgtctacaccgCTCCCCTCTCTAGtcgatctgtctgtctgtctacaccgCTCCCCTCTCTAGtcgatctgtctgtctgttcacaCATTTCACTGTCACCTCTTCTCGCTCTTCCAGGGGGGAGAAATGGCTACTCTCGGGTGGGCAGAGGGGCAGAGATTGGCCAATATGACAGTTGCTCATCCTTCATGAGCAGTGAGCTGGAGTCCACCAGCTGCTTTGACTCAGAGGATGATGACGCCACAAGCCGGTGAGATCCCCAGTCACACAACACTGGTACTTCTTAACAGGAGAACCCCAGCTGAGTAATGTTAGGAATAAGGTAGAACCCCAGCTGAGTAATGTTAGGAATAAGGTAGAACCCCAGCTGAATAATGTTAGGAATAAGGTAGAACCCCAGCTGAGTAATGTTAGGAATAAGGTAGAACCCCAGCTGAGTAATGTTAGGAATAAGGTAGAACCCCAGCTGAGTAATGTTAGGAATAAGGTAGAACCCCAGCTGAGTAATGTTAGGAATAAGGTTGAACCCCAGCTGAGTAATGTTAGGAATAAGCTGTCTGCTCCTAGGAACATTGCTGAATCACATCCAATGGCTCCATCAGTCACAGACACATTGACCTGGGGGGGGGCATCAGTGTAATATAGATGTCTTGCAGGATGAAAGAAGACATGGccccatttatttttcagatctcGCTCCCCCTTTTCCGATCTTGCACTGACATTCTGGAGTGTGAAACGAATGTCCCCAACCTAGGAATCTCTTAATGATGACACAGACCACCCAGTGCTCCGCCAGGGTGATGTTGTGTTACCCCTCACTTACATGgacccccaccctcccctccccaGGTTCAGCAGTTCAACTGAACAGAGCTCCTCCCGACTAATGAGGCGACACCGCCGCCGGCGCCGGAAACCAAAAACATCCAACATGGAAAGGGTGAGAttggcagacacacacacacatacgcgcgcgcgcgcacgcacagcAGTGTGTTGGTTTTAACTGTGTTTTCCTTGGTCTCACTCCCTCCCCTTTTCTATTAGTCATCATCATTCAGCAGCATCACAGATTCCACCATGTCACTGAACATCATCACTGTCACTCTGAACATgggtaagtctgtttctctctgtctgtatctccgACGGTCTTACTGTCTGGCTGCGTCTGTCCGTCTGTCGCTCACTGTCCTTCTAAATAATTTTTCCCTTTCCATTCACTGTGATCAATATATAACCAATAACCtaatatgtctctctctctctctttctctctttagaGAAGTATAACTTCCTGGGCATCAGTATCGTGGGCCAGAGCAACGAGCGGGGCGACGGGGGCATCTATATCGGCTCCATCATGAAGGGAGGGGCGGTGGCCGCGGACGGACGCATCGAGCCTGGAGACATGCTGTTGCAGGTGTGTGATCACGTTGAAACCACGAACTGAGGGGCGTTCCCCAACCTCAGCTGGCTTGCTAATAGCATGTGTCGTTACACTgtttggtgttcctaataactcAACTGGCTAGGTAACAATGGAAGGAACGTTCATCTCAGTTGGCTTGTTATTTGCTAACATTACCGTTTCTGCCGGCGAAAATGTTAGCCGGCTAGTTAATAGTTTGCTGTAGTAAGGTGGGCTTGAAATAAGCACGTATGGTGAAGTCATTTGATAGCATTTCAGTAAAATTCAAGAACTTTAAAATAATCTTTTCAACTCATAGCTAGATCAGTTACCAAAAACATATGTTTGCCTTTTTGGTTTACTAGCCTTATATATATaccacaaaaaaagaaagattaatAGATCTGTTGGAGATGGGCTCCTTTGTGTCCCAGGGAAGACGAAGACAACCGATGTGATGCCTCTCTTCTCAGACAATCCATTCACTATatattgttaatatattttgtgcCTCCTAACAGGTGAATgacatcaactttgagaacaTGAACAACGACGATGCAGTTCGAGTGTTGAGGGACATCGTGCACAAGCCAGGGTGAGACACAACGTGTAGAGGAGACTGGGTGTGGAGGGCATTACCAGCTCTGTCTTCTAGAGGAGACTGGGTGTGGAGGGCATTACCAGCTCTGTCTTCTAGAGGAGACTGGGTGTTGAGGGCATTACCTGCTCTGTCTTCTAGAGGAGACTGGGTGTTGAGGGCATTACCAGCTCTGTCTTATAGAGGAGACTGGGTGTGGAGGGCATTACCTGCTCTGTCTTCTAGAGGAGACTGGGTGTTGAGGGCATTACCTGCTCTGTCTTCTAGAGGAGACTGGGTGTTGAGGGCATTACCAGCTCTGTCTTATAGAGGAGACTGGGTGTGGAGGGCATTACCTGCTCTGTCTTCTAGAGGAGACTGGGTGTGGAGGGCATTACCTGCTCTGTCTTCTAGAGGAGACTGGGTGTTGAGGGCATTACCTGCTCTGTCTTCTAGAGGAGACTGGGTGTGGAGGGCATTACCTGCTCTGTCTTCTAGAGGAGACTGGGTGTGGAGGGCATTACCAGCTCTGTCTTCTAGAGGAGACTGGGTGTGGAGGGCATTACCAGCTCTGTCTTCTAGAGGAGACTGGGTGTTGAGGGCATTACCTGCTCTGTCTTCTAGAGGAGACTGGGTGTTGAGGGCATTACCTGCTCTGTCTTCTAGAGGAGACTGGGTGTTGAGGGCATTACCAGCTCTGTCTTCTAGAGGAGACTGGGTGTTGAGGGCATTACCAGCTCTGTCTTCTAGAGGAGACTGGGTGTTGAGGGCATTACCAGCTCTGTCTTCTAGAGGAGACTGGATGTGGAGGGCATTACCAGCTCTGTCTTCTAGAGGAGACTGGGTGTGGAGGGCATTACCAGCTCTGTCTTCTAGAGGAGACTGGGTGTGGAGGGCATTACCAGCTCTGTCTTCTAGAGGAGACTGGGTGTGGAGGGCATTACCAGCTCTGTCTTCTAGAGGAGACTGGGTGTTGAGGGCATTACCAGCTCTGTCTTCTAGAGGAGACTGGGTGTTGAGGGCATTACCTGCTCTGTCTTCTAGAGGAGACTGGATGTTGAGGGCATTACCAGCTCTGTCTTCTAGAGGAGACTGGGTGTGGAGGGCATTACCAGCTCTGTCTTCTAGAGGAGACTGGGTGTTGAGGGCATTACCAGCTCTGTCTTATAGAGGAGACTGGGTGTGGAGGGCATTACCTGCTCTGTCTTCTAGAGGAGACTGGGTGTGGAGGGCATTACCAGCTCTGTCTTCTAGAGGAGACTGGGTGTTGAGGGCATTACCAGCTCTGTCTTCTAGAGGAGACTGGATGTTGAGGGCATTACCTGCTCTGTCTTCTAGAGGAGACTGGGTGTTGAGGGCATTACCAGCTCTGTCTTCTAGAGGAGACTGGGTGTTGAGGGCATTACCAGCTCTGTCTTCTAGAGGAGACTGGGTGTTGAGGGCATTACCAGCTCTGTCTTCTAGAGGAGACTGGATGTGGAGGGCATTACCAGCTCTGTCTTCTAGAGGAGACTGGGTGTGGAGGGCATTACCAGCTCTGTCTTCTAGAGGAGACTGGGTGTTGAGGGCATTACCAGCTCTGTCTTCTAGAGGAGACTGGGTGGTGAGGGCATTACCTGCTCTGCTTTAACTATGCGTTTACTGTTTCCAGCCCGATTACTCTGACTGTGGCCAAGTGCTGGGACCCCAATCCCAGGAGCTGCTTTGCTTTGCCTAGAAGTGAGTGTCCTCATCTCACCACCAACCATAAAGGTCATTTATTTGTATGACGTCCGTGTACCATGTCctattaacccccccccccccacccaccccctttTCCTCCACCAGGTGAGCCGATCCGGCCCATTGACCCTGCTGCCTGGGTGTCCCACACAGCGGCGATGACGGGGGTGTACCCTGCCTATGGCATGAGCCCCTCCATGAGCACAGTTACCTCCACCAGCTCCTCCATCAGCAGCTCCATACTGGAGACCGAACGTGAGTCACACACGCCGACACCCAGGTCTGGTCAGAACCTGACCAATCGGTCGCATTAGCAAGCCGTTGGGTAATTGAGTCAGAAGCTGTCCGAAGTTTAGGACTAATGTGCCGGACTGTTAACAGTTCTGTTGTGTGAAAGGAACAATTCCCACTAAATTGCCATACAGTAGAAAACCTGCTTCCCATGACCAAGCTGTGTGCCATGGAACACCACCCTTGTTAACCCCCAGACCTCCGATTTTGTTCCTCACAGGCTTCGACGATTTCCACCTGTCCATCCACAGCGACATGGCAACCGTTGCCAAGGCCATGGCTTCACCGGAGTCTGGCCTGGAGGTCCGGGACAGGATGTGGCTGAAGATCACCATCGCCAACGCCTTCATAGGTACCCCCCACCCCTCGCCTCCTCCTGTAGTCCAGGTGGCTTTCCACATGTACCCCGTTTCTCAGCCTAGTTTTTGGGGTTACTGGCCATGTCAATTGCTCGAACCGGTGTGTTTTGGTGTCCTAAGGCTCAGATGTGGTGGACTGGCTCTTCCATCACGTTGAGGGCTTCTCAGACCGGCGAGAGGCCAGGAAATACGCAAGTAACCTGCTGAAGGCCGGCTACATCCGGCACACCGTCAACAAGATCACCTTCTCGGAGCAGTGCTACTACATCTTCGGGGACCTCTGTGGCAGTGggttttttttctattctttaCCGTTTTCTTCTGGTTTGAGATCAAGCCCCAGTCCCTAGCCCCTGGGCGTAAGATGGTAATGTTCCTGACACCTGTGACACTCTCGTTCTCAGACATGACCCACCTCTCTCTGCATGACCACGACGGCTCCAGCGGGGGTGCGTCGGACCATGACACCCTGCCCCCTCTGCCCCACCCTGGCGCAGCCCCCTGGCCCATGGCCCTGCCCTACCAGTTCCCCATCGCCCACCCCTACAGCTCCCAGCCCCAGCAGGACCTTCCCCCAGGCTTCCCTGGAGTAGGGGCGGGCAGCGCTGGTAGCCAGCACAGCGAAGGTGAGGACCGCCGGAAATCACATGTTATTCAAACCCCGGCACTAAGAGACAAAGGATTTTGGGTTAACGCTGTTTGTAACTCTACTAATTATTAATCACATTTTAATTCAGGGCCTACACTATCGCAGTCTAACGCAGCAGGCACTCTCACCCATGATGAGAGAAATCGGTCTGGGAGGTTTAAAATGGTCTGGGAGGTCTTCTGAAATGGTGTCACAAGTCGTAGGCTGGTTTATGTTTCCCCTAAAAACGAATTCATTCCAGTTGCTGGCAGTTGTGCCTTCGGCGATACAGTCATGACTATTTGCTGTTGATGAAATTCTTCCACATTTGAACTTGTTGGTCAGTAAATGTCAAAGGTATCTGTGTTGGACTGGTTTGAGTCATGGATCTCTCCAATGAGCTAGCATGAAACGGAATAATAGCTGATTACATCATGCTATTAGAATGCATgctaatatttaattattttgaagaGGGTTGGGCAAACTAACTCAAAGGCCACTACAGGATTCACCATTTGAACCAACAGTTATTTTatacataataaaatatgtagGTAACTTATAATTTCTAGATATGTTGTATCTAGAGGTGAAATAATTTGGTGTATTTATGTGACAAACAAACcccaaaaatcacattggagTTGGTTTGTTACAAAATAGACTCTCGAGGGCCATATACTTTGCTAACTCCAAATGAATCCACTGAATAGAGGATGGCAGTTTAGCACTTCCCTGTAACAGAATCATTTCAAGTCATGTCATGAAGGACCAGTGATTGGATACTTGAGCCTTTGTTTTCCTCTCTTGTGTCCAGGGAGCAGCGGTTCAAACTGCAGTAAGACGGAGGGACGCGGGGGGGCCGGGGGCTCCAACAAGTCAGGCGGGAGTGGCAGCGAATCAGAGATCAGGAGCCATCGTGCTCCCAGCGAGCGTTCCGTGGCCCCTAGCGAGCGCAGCGTCCGCAGTTCCTACAGCCACCGAAGCGGCCACTCGCTGTCCTACGGGCCCGGTCTGGTTTACGGCCCCCCGGGACTGCCtcctcagcccccccacatggCCTCAGCGGCTCCCGGGGCCCCGCCAGGCCGAGAGCTGGCCAATGCTCCCCCAGAGCTAACTGGTTCCCGACAGTCCCTCCGCATGGCAGTGGGCAACCCTGGCGAGTTCTTCGTCGACGTCATGTGACTCAGGTGATGTCATAGGAACACTACGAGATGGTGGTTGGATAGGGATTTATTTTAAGTGCTGAGTGAGACGGACGGGAGGAGAAAACCTCTAGGAAAGAAATCGCATTttggggtcaattccatttccGTTCTCATTGCCAGAATTTAAAAGGAATTGAGGCCAACCTTGCTGGAACCTTCCCATCTTGCTCTTCTGCTTCTGAGAGTACTCGCTATACTTTCTTCAGTGaagaacccccccaccccacccagaTGGAACCAAAAAGCGCCTTTTCTCCGTTTCCTCCCTGTAAGAGGAGTTGTGTTTGGGTCGGGACGGGGGGGGGAGAGGCCCTGCGAACAGCTGGAGATGACTCAGCTCTTTTCTACGTCgattatttttctcctccgttagtcttttctctctttcctctttgtCTGCACGTCCTCTGTCCTCCCAACCACAGCCCACCAGAGACAACATTTACAAAGCCTTCTTCCATCTAAACTGACCCCTTAACAAGAGATTGTTTGCAAAGTGCAAGGAATCTGAAAATGAACACTAACCGTTGAATCTTACGTTGacctctgtttttttttgttttttgtatgaCTATGAAAAAGAGTGAAAAAGAAAAGTATGTAGTGCAAATGAATTAAGGGtccttctgtttttgtttttatcatagCTGCTCGCAGATATatgtagtttgtttttcaacacatAACACGAGCTTCCAGCGTAAAGACTCATTCTTGAATTACATTTTCGTCTTTTAACCAGAGATATACAGGATTTGTCTCCATGTCTTGCGTTAATGTTTTCTTACCAACTCTTAACTACTCTGTTATTGAGAAAATgtctttttatttataaatatagtTTTATGACTAAGCTGTGTTTTGTTGattgtgtcgtgtgtgtgtgtgtttctgacctAACTATGTAACAGAGGCATCTAGATGGTCCTCCTTTCACAAGAACCTTTATTATATAGATACTCTCAGGACAAAAGGTACAGGGGGGGTTGCCCAGTTTGTGCATGCTTAGTTTTGTCTTGCACTCCCTCTTTATCCATGACTCCAACACTGTTGTCCAGTTGGCTGAATATAGCGTGTGAATATAGCTGGAGAAGTTTGAGAGATTCCAGTTTGACGTTGTACAGGTCTTTATGCAATGAACATGGTAGACAAACAATAGTGAGGAGTACACatctcttccatctctcccccccatCAAGAGGCTGAACCGATCCGCTTATGGGCACTCAATCCCTGGAAAAGTTCTACAGCTGCAGCACTGAGAGCCTTTAAAAACACCATCGCCGTCAACAGCAAGGCACTTCAGAGTATGGTGCGAATGGCAGAGGTCTTTACCGGATGGTATTACCACTGCCATCCAGGATCTCTACAACAGGTGTTGTCAGGGGAAGTAAAACATAGTCAAACACCCCAGCAACCAACCTCATACACAGGTCTGTCTACTATGTTTTGGGGCGGCAAGGGGGCATGTTGTTTAGATCATCTGACTGGTGTCTTTAAGGTCTAATTCCCCCCCATAATATTCCCCTGCAGGTCGTTTGCTGTAAATAACAATTGGTTCTTAAAATGCTACGGCAGGGCAGGTGGTACCAGTATGTCATGTAGAAATGACAGAACCCGGCGCAGCTTCTACCTCCAAAGCGTAACTGTTGAAACAACACCACTGCGTAATTATTCCTCAGTGGCTGCCCGAACaattactttttactttttttgcaCTAAACCTTTTAGTACTGACTTCATGTACACATTCCTTTACATAACATAGTCATACCGACGGCACAGTTTTACATATTACACCCCACTGCTACTGTTAGTGTTATATCTCATATTCACCTTAATTATCACACATTTATTCTATGATAGTACTCCTTTATAGCAATGCTATTGTGATACATTGAGCACATAATATAGCATACaatttacatttatgttttttacttATTATTTTGCGGTTGTCTGAAGAAGAAAATTTGTAAGAATTGTTACTGGACAATAAACAATACAGGCTCATCTGAAGAAATTTAATAAATTGATTGAAAATGCAATTCTTAAACCCAGGAAAGATTTTCCCTTAAAAAagctaaaatgaaatgtttcaactATTTTCCAAGCtaatctgaaaatgtttaatttccTCTTAAATAAACGAATTCTGAAAAAGCTGAGGAAATCCTATTTCTCAGAATTTGTTCCCAAAATATGTATTCTACCCCATTTGCCATAGGAAATGCTATTGTGGCATTAGGCTACATGTGAGAGTTGGAGACCTACAGTCAGTAAAATACCATCCAGGGTCTACAATAAATAGTTTGACAGCATAACTTCAGGCAAATTAAATTGGATGTCTGCAGTTCATGCATAACAATGGGCAGGGTTCACAGAATATGCTTATCTAAGCAAATCCATTGCTGCCCTGAATTTCTTCAAAGAAAGTCTAATATATACGTAAACATAAAATATTACTTGAATGCTGAGAAAATTGGTTATACATATAGGAAGTTTTCAAATGTGTAAGATTAAACACAGGTTTTCATCTACTTAGAGATCAGGATAGCAAATATCCTTTGGTAAAAACTATGGAAGCCCTTTCCCGCCACCCCAAttaatattgaaatattgaTACTATCTAAAAATGTCTAGATTATAACTCAGTATTTTAAGATATAAGATTAACATTAGGATGATTGTTAATCTGTATGAATCGAATACTGGTTTGCACCTATATACATAGTAGtaatcatcatcttccgcttatccggggccgggtcgcgggggcagcattctaagcagagatgcccagacttccctctccctagacacttcctccagctcttcaggggggacacagaggcgttcccaggccagccgaaagacatagtccctccagcgtgtcctaggtcttccccggggtctcctctcggtgggacgggaccggaacaccttcccaggaaggcgttccggaggcatccgaaacagatgcccaagccacctcagctgacccctctcgatgtggaggagcagcggctctactctgagctcctcccgggtgaccaagctcatttcggccgcctgtatccgggatcttgtcctttcggtcatgacccaaagctcatgaccataggtgagagtaggaacgtagattgaccggtaaatcgagagcttcgccttgcggctcagctctttcttcaccaagacagaccgatacatcgaccgcattactgcagaagctgcaccgatccgtctgtcaatctcccgttccatccttccctcactcgtgaacaagacccctagatacttaaactcctccacttgaggctggcactctccaccaacctgaagtgggcaagccacccttttccgattgaggaccatggcctcggatttggaggtactgactctcatccccactgcttcacactcggctgcaaaccatcccagtgcatgctgaaggtcctggtttgaaggggccaacacgacaacatcatctgcaaagagcagagacaaaatcgtgtggtccccaaacctgacaccctccggcccctggctgcgcctagaaattctgtccataaaaattacgaacagaactggcgacaaagggcagccctgccgaaatccaacatgcactgggaacaagtctgacttactgccggcaatgcggaccaagctcctgcttcggtcgtacagggacctgacagcccttagcaaaggacccaggaccccatattcccgaagcactctccacaggatgccgcgagggacacagtcgaatgctttctccaaatccacaaaacacatgcggattggttgggcaaactcccatgaaccctccaacaccccgtagagggtatagagctggtccagtgttccacagaccggaagaaaaccacactgttcctcctgaatccgaggttctactatcggccaacatccagagacttgaggtactcagggcagatctcatccacccccggttcCTTGCCACGAGGAGTTtgttgactacctctgtgacttcagcccgggtaatggacaagtccacctctgagccctcatcctctgcttcctcaatggagaAATAGTAGAAATAACTGTTGCAAATCACCTAGGCATGTAATATCATTGAGTCAATTACAGTTTGTGTTTGTCTACAAAAATGTGCATTGTGAATGACAATCTATAGTTTGACTCACAAAAAAGGAATCCCTTTTCTGGTTGCACTCTATTATGTCCATATTACATTTCAGGCCAGTTGCTGTTTTTGGTCATGGAATGCTTTCTCTGTTGATAGCTCTAGATAAAACAAACTGGTTGAGCGACCAGTGTGATAAGCAGACCAGCTTGGCGAGATGTCCTTCAGAGGAAATGTTTAGATCATTGATTCTCTATGTAGTGGCAAGGAAGTGCCATAGTTGTGAATTAGAAATCCCCAAAAGAAGCAATTTGGTCTCTATCTCCATTGCATGTTGCAGCTGGAAGTAGCAAGGTTCAATACAGAGTAGAAGGACTGGAAGTGTTTCACAAATGGTATGATTTTTCTCTTCAGTCTCATGCTCTCCATAAACTACAGATTTTCCCTTATTAAAGTGTCTAGATAAACCTTACCTACCTAATGTTTTTGCCTAATATTCAAGTAGTCTACGttatgcatttggttgaatttgggaataaaataataaagacaACTATTTCTTTGTAGCCAACTATCCACCAGGAAATCTAATATTTACAGGCTCCCACCTGAACATTATTATAACAGCATTTCATGACCCCCCTGTCCCCGTCCCCCCCTAAATATATGCCCCTGGCTGTGACACCCAGGTCTAAGCTTTTCAACAGAAGTGTTGTTTTGAAAACATTCTACAATTCAGGTTAATCGCGATTTACTACAAAAGATTATGTGAATAACCATGATTAATTGTTTAATTGCTTGACAGCACTAATTATCTCCAAATGTGACTTGGTATCGATATTTCTTTGGGGTGGCGGGAAAGGGGTTCCATACTTCTCTCCTGGGCGCGGTTTTTTAGTTCCCATTTCGGAGGAACCCGGTTCAAAcctcaataaataaaaattctcAACCgcgcctttttttttttggaccatGACGTTTGTGCGTGGTGACGGTGATCAGCCGACTTCTGAAGAGGAGGGGAATCAGCAGAATTAGCTGGTGTGTGAATCTAGAAGTCTAGTGGACTCTGAAATATCTGTTGGAAGAAAGGGACGTGAACCTtggtgtgttagagagagaagACTCCGGTAAGCTTGTATTAGAAGATAAGCTATCATATTTAAGTTATAACTGTTTAATTGGGACCTGTTTATACAGCAGATACTGTTTACCACCAACTTTGTGTTGTTCGGCTGGCTAGAAAACATTATTAATACAACTGTAttttgctaactagctaattTGCTAACGTTTTCTGGCTAGGTTACTCTACTAAATAGTTGTTTCCGCTCCTTATCCCAAACGTAAAGTCATCCATCCACCAGGTAGTTGTAGCTATCCAACTAGCAAGACGTGGTGCAGTACGCAAAGGTCTGAAAGCGTGTGGTAGTAAAGAAGTAACGATAATGAGAATATCAAATCAACAATTTATGAACTTGTCGAGATGGCGAGCTACCTTTTCCGGTCAGGCAGACATCTTGGCAATAAAGGCGAATAAAACTCGGAGCTAAATGTACGGCACCTCAGTTATCACTCACCTTTCGTGAATTAGCGATTATCATAGCCAATTAAAGCCATGTGGGGCTGGCATTGGAAACTCGCCGTCTGTTTTTCAATATTCACGCACAGCTAGAATTCAtggcatgtttttttattccataGTATATTCATACCCCTCATTATTTATAGCTAAACTAGCAACAAGTGAATAATACATCGCTTGTTCCCACTGACAATAGTCAGGAAATGGTCTATTTCTTAATTTAACACCAGTAACCCAGCATATGAACCTACAACCACTCCCATAATCTTGCTAGGTCATTGAATGCAGCAATTTTATCAGAGATCATAGCTATTTGGGTGGGAGGAGGTGACACATTTTGTAAGTAGATGGGTGATCTTTAAAGACTGCCTGTCTTAGTGACCACTGTgggagaaataataataaaataggcTGCTCTGCTGGAAACGGTCTAGTAATAGGGGCATTTCAGAATAACCTTTCTTTGACAAATACAGCACGTAACCGAAATTCGATCTGGTGAAATTTCGTCACGCTCTTCAACAGGTGGGGTTTGTTTTCACCATGGCCAGTTTGGACTAGGGAACAGCCAGGATGATCGGAGGACTATTCATCTACAACCACAAAGGGGAGGTCCTTATCTCCCGCGTCTACCGTGATGACATAGGGTAAGTCAGTTGTTCACCGGTTCAAATAAGGGCGCCTTTAGACAGTTTTCTTCCCTTTAACTTTGCCATCAGCTGCGGGTGGGGATACACTCGGAAATCCGTAATTTAGGTTGTCATTAACATCAGTGTTGTCTTTCTTATAACCATTTGAGTGCACCTTGTCCTGTTGCATTGTGTATAAGACATGTACTTTCTAGCATTTCTCCCTTTGccactgctttgtgttatgtGGCTGTCATTCTGGCCACTGGTAATTAAGCTTACTTTTTTTCAATAAGTGGGTTgaatgtacgtgtgtgtgcgcgcgcctgTGTGCTAGATCTCTGCAGTGGCCATGCTCAACTGGCTTTCTAAGTCCTCTGCAGAATCAGCCCAAGGCCATGcttttactgtacatgta encodes:
- the LOC105021138 gene encoding segment polarity protein dishevelled homolog DVL-3, with protein sequence MGETKVIYHLDDQETPYLVKLAVPADRVTLADFKNVLKKPNYKFFFKSMDDDFGVVKEEISDDNAKLPCFNGRVVSWLVSGDGSHSDGGSVVESLSELPPPPLERTGGIGDSRPPSYHGKATGGRDSLDNETETGSMVSQRRERERPRRKHAHDHGGRNGYSRVGRGAEIGQYDSCSSFMSSELESTSCFDSEDDDATSRFSSSTEQSSSRLMRRHRRRRRKPKTSNMERSSSFSSITDSTMSLNIITVTLNMEKYNFLGISIVGQSNERGDGGIYIGSIMKGGAVAADGRIEPGDMLLQVNDINFENMNNDDAVRVLRDIVHKPGPITLTVAKCWDPNPRSCFALPRSEPIRPIDPAAWVSHTAAMTGVYPAYGMSPSMSTVTSTSSSISSSILETERFDDFHLSIHSDMATVAKAMASPESGLEVRDRMWLKITIANAFIGSDVVDWLFHHVEGFSDRREARKYASNLLKAGYIRHTVNKITFSEQCYYIFGDLCGNMTHLSLHDHDGSSGGASDHDTLPPLPHPGAAPWPMALPYQFPIAHPYSSQPQQDLPPGFPGVGAGSAGSQHSEGSSGSNCSKTEGRGGAGGSNKSGGSGSESEIRSHRAPSERSVAPSERSVRSSYSHRSGHSLSYGPGLVYGPPGLPPQPPHMASAAPGAPPGRELANAPPELTGSRQSLRMAVGNPGEFFVDVM